Genomic segment of Panthera leo isolate Ple1 chromosome B2, P.leo_Ple1_pat1.1, whole genome shotgun sequence:
ACCTCCGCTTTTCAGGAATCTGAAATTccaaaaattaatatattcagaAATCAGTATCTATGGTCTTGGGTCCAGGAAACCCTCGAGTTATTTAGCAGAAGTAAATACAGAACAAGCTCGTAGCAACAATTCCATAACCTCCAACACAGGGTGCTGCCACCGATCAAAAGAATCCCTCCTGGGGATGAGCAATGGCAGAAAATACAAACCAGAGTAAGCATTTACCCTGGAAAAAGGCTGTAGAAATGAATAGCAGAGTCTGCTCCCTAAGAGCTTCAGATAACATGATAATCTGAAGGAAACGGTAAAATGTATTTTACCAGGAGACAGTTCTGAAAAAGAATCATATAAAACATCAGGAAACGAAATATAAAGGCATTGAGATGAAAATCACATACAGTAAACAGCACATTAAATACAGCTCATGGAGAATACGTAAACTATATGACTGATCTGAAGACATATATCACAGAGAGATCAGCAAGACACAATGGGAAGGAGGAACCTGGAAGACAGCGGGAGAACGCCCAATGCATACATGTAACGGGAGAGCCAGGAGGAGGTATTTCCTGAGAGAGAATTTGGACGGAGATGTTGACTGAGAATTGCCGGACTTGATGGAAGCCATAAATCTCAAGTTGGAAGAAGCACTTCAGAGCgctgaaagagaaaaactgtaaGCCTTCTACACAGACTGAGTGAATGGGGGCTCTGTCACTGCAAATACATGGAAACCAACATTCAAGGGGGAGAGTGGAAAGAAAGCATGTTCACACAAAGCCGAAGGGAACTCACCACCGCTAAACCACCAAAAGACATGCTTCAGTGAGAAGAGAAATGAATCTCCAAGGAAGCCTCAGTGAGTAAAATcagcttgttaaaacacacacatgaaaaccTAATTAGTCATTGACTATTAAAAACCCAGTGACAACAAGAATTATAATGACAAGGTCAATTTGGGCTCAAGCATAACTAGAATACTAATCCACAGTGGTGTGGACTTCTGGAGCAGGTTCACAGGAGGTATTCAGGTTTTGGGTAATATCATGGAGAAGGGCACAGATAGAGATCAGTTTCATAATCTCACAAGTCAGGTGGGCATATTAAAATGTTACGCGTAACcagtaaaaataaagactaaaaatgtgtaattttcaAACAtgtaaatgggggaaaaaagaagaaaatacaaactaagCAGCATAAAACAGGAAcggagaaaatttttttaaaaatcatggaaaacagaaaagacaaaattggGTGGTAGAAATAAACCGACAATCAGAATAGACAAAACCGGATCACACCGAGGAGTTAAAAGACAAGATTGAACACAGGAAATTTTACAGAGTTActaaaatcaattaaaacaaaaactctagTTAGTAGGAGAACATATgtagtaaaagtataaaaataggaAAGCACGAAATTATAAAATCAGGATTTAAGATGACGTTCCTTTAATTGGGAAAGTGAGGTACGGGATGAGGAAGGGGTACCAAGTGACCAGATAACACAGGTGTTTTTCAaggtcttttttgtttgtgtttaatgGCATGTTAGTGAGTGCTAAGTACTAAATTAACTACCTAAGTTACCAAACTAATAACGTAGTTAGTCATTCGTGGACCATGACTCCTATCAAGCATTATAATTAATCTAATTCTGTACACAGGTTAttccaaggaaataatttttttaaaaaggatgggaaaaagtaaaagtaaaaaggatGGGAAAGAGATACTAGGCTAATATTCGCTGAAAGATTTTGGACCAGggcacctgcgtagctcagttggttgagcattcaactttggctcaggtcatgatggagtcccacattgggctctctactgtcagtgtggagcctgcttgggattctctctctttccctctctatctgcccctcccccactcatgcacatgcgcacatgcactctctctctcaaaagtaaatattaaaaaatgattttagaccAGCTGCATTAGTATCAGCAATATAAGCttattagagagaaaaaaaatcattaaaggaaTAATTCCACAAGAAGACACACAATCCTTGGACCTctataaaaagcaaaactgacagaACACAAGGAGAAATGGGTAAGTCCCCTCCCACAGCAAAGTCTTAACACACCCTCCCAGCAGGCAATAGATGAAACAGACAGAAACTTAGCAAAGATGTAGAAGAATTTCAACGGTACAATTAAACTTGAAAAACCAGtattttaacaagagaaaatgtGTTAACAATATTTTAACAACAGAAAATCATTCATGATAAAGAATTCTTGCAAAAATGAAGAATGGGTGTGAATATTCTTAACGTTATGTGGATAATCACCAGAAACActgagaaaatgtgatttttgccAAATCATTAGATGCATCCTTCAAAACTAGGAATAAGATAAGGATGACCATTGGTATGATTTATGCTCCACACTGTGCTGGAGAGACTGGCTAGTGCATCAAAGTcagagaaatgagcaaaagaagaaGTAAGTACTTTAGTACTCCTTAGTCACAATGACAGGGTTACGTAAAAATACAGGCACGTTTAGCTCTCAAGCAGagccagagaaacagagatgtgCAGACAGCAGTGCCTGGAGGCAGCGGGGCAGTGTTacagactgaatgtctgtgtccccttCCGTTCTTGTTAAAGCCTtaaccccaggggcgcctgggtggctcagtcagttaagactcccactcttgattttggctcaggtcatgatctcagatttcagttcatgagatcgagccctgcgtcgggctctgcactgacagtatgaagcctgcttaggattctctctctccctctctctctctgcccttcctctactcatgctctctctctctctctcaaaataaattaaaagttaaaaaaaaaaaaaaagcctgaaccCCACAGTGTGAtgttatttggagatggggcctttgggagacaATTAGGGTCAGGcaaggtcatgagggtggggattagtgggattagtgcccttttaagaagagacaccagaagaGCTTGCTCTCAGCCTCTGCCTGTCTGTTCTGGGTCggtctctctccctaccccctccatcccccctacccccccccccaaaaaaggggtCACATGAGCACAGAGCAAGATGCAGCCAGCAGACGAGCCAAAAGGAGGCTCAGAAGGGACGGCACCCTGCAAGCATCCCCATCCTGAACttccagcctcccccccccccacctcgccaCATAGTGATGGCAGCCCCAGCCGACTGCGACAGGTACACGCGAGCAGGGGACAAAAGAGGTCGGGATGGGAGCATTCCTAGATGGATTCGGTTGACAAACTGTCGCAGATTTATGTTCCACACGAACTAAATGCTGAACCGCATGTGCGGGAAACGAGGAATTGTACTCCAGACACAagtctttacttttttctcaGCTCCCTGATGCAAATATtgatctacttaaaaaaaaaaaaaagtttatttttgagagagagagaaccacagcgtgaacaggggaggggcagagagagggagacgcagaatctgaagcaggctccaggctcagaggtgtcagcacagagcccaactcagggctcaaactcacagaccacaaacgagatcatgacctgagccaaagtcagatgctcaaccgattgagccacccagatgccccttattttttttttttaatgtttttatttattttgagagagcaggagaggggcagagagaggagagacagaatctcaagcaggcccttcactgtcagcacagagcccggtgtgggattcaaacccatgaaccgtgagatcatgacctgagccaacatcggacactcaactgactgagccacccaggtgccccagtattgatctacttttttttttttttttaatttttttttttaattttttaacgtttatttatttttgagacagagagagacagagcatgaacaggggagggtcagagagagggagacacagaatccgaaacgggctccaggctctgagctgtcagcacagagcccgacgcggggctcgaactcacggacctcgagatcatgacctgagccaaagtcggccgctcaaccgactgagccacccaggcaccccttgatctACTTTTAAACCCATGTGACAGCAGTCtgtaatacatcttttttttttttttaattgaggtaaaagAAAAAGTCCCACAAAAACCTTAACTTACGAGGAAGTCTCTCACTGCTGTCCAACCCTCCTTTTCTGTATCATGTTCGCATTTAGTAATCACGTCCCCTTCTCCGTATCTGACGTGTACTTTACGGACCCCAGTGTCCCTCCGTACCACTGCCGTCTGCTGCTCCTCAGAACAGTCCTGCAAAGGGGCGGGAACAGGCCCTGAGAGCCTGGGCGCAGTCACAGATGCCAGTGGTTCTGTGCCCTGGCCTTCACCCGGCCAGCGCGCCCGTCCCCACTGCCGTGAGGGCAGCCCTCGATCGGTGAGTGCCGGCACACGAGGTAAGTTTTGTTCAAGAGGCCCTTCCTCCAAATTAGGCTAAAGCTGGACTGAGACCACATCCTGCTCAGCCCTTTCCTTCTCCATGTCCCGTTTCCCCTGCTGTTACTTCTCCgagtgaccacccccccccccccaccgccccccggaACCTGAATCCCTGCCCAggctctgcttctcaaaaatccAATCCAGGAGACTTATCCAAGGCCCCACCTTCCAGGATCCACTGAGACTCCATCCCAGGGGCCCTGGCTCCTGGTCCTCAACCTCCCCGCTGCACCACGTGGTTTGCAGACATAACAAGGGATGGGGACAGGCTACTTTCATAGTTGAATCTTTGAGTCTGAACTCACACAAGACCGCAGACTCTATGACAACTGACATCATCAGCAGGAGCGAATCCTCAGACCATGTCTGTATTTCATGCTAACATTTCTACCAAATGATCCCAGGGCCTACCTTCAAGCCTACTATGATGTGGAAACTCACCTTGGGCTTCTCAGAAGTAGAACCTTCCATGACAGAGTGAGGGAAATGGCTCAAGCTGGTGCTTCGTGGAATCTGCATTAGGTAGTTTCTCTCCCTGTGATGGGAAACTGTTCGTAAGAGTTTTGACTTAAAATCCAACTtcccaagaaacaagaagaaaggagagggagacttGGACTGAGAAGGGGCTCAGTCCTAAGAGCCACTTAAGGATCTCAGCCTGACCGACCTCTACATTGTAAGTCTTCCTCCAGCTCCCCCAGAGGAAGCGGAGAAGGTGTACACAGACAGAACGCGCCCCGCGTCATAACCGTGGAAGCTGGTGCTAAGGACACGGGGGTCACCACTGTGCTCCACTTCTGACTGAAATTGTCCCTTGGAGGTAAAGGACAGAATCCCCAATTCCAGGGCCGGCTGCCCTGGCCAACTGAGGGCACTGCTCCTGTGCCTGGGGGACGTCCGCTCTAGCGGATcgaaggagagagatggggctGCAGCCTTGGTGGAGAAATCATAAGAGGGAGTAAGGGAGCCGCAAGCCTCGGGTCTGTTCCGCCCTGACCAGGGGAGCCTCGTCTCCCAAGGACACGTCCCCGGGAAGGCAGCTCCCTGGAAGGCAGAcactcaaggccacacagctgtccTCTGAGCTGCTGCCGAACCGCTGCACCAGCTGTGGAACCGTAGGAAAACCCCAACATGTTCAGGGGGGAGTCTTTCTCCGGACCGAGCCAAGTGACAGAAAAGAAGGACTCAGGAGATCTAAGAGGGTTGTTTTAAAAGCACGTTACATGGCTCATGATCCAATTCCCTGGCCTGACCCTGGACTCGGGATACGAGTGACCTGTGGTGCTGACGATGGACAGGCACCAGGGGGGTTCCGGGTGACCAGAGACTGCCAACATGCAGCACAACACCCCAACAGACTGAGGATAAAGATAAAGTCTGAAGCCAGGGGTTTAACTACGTGATGTTAGATGTCAACACTAGGGAACCCAGTTAAGAGCATGTGAAAACTCTACCGTTTTCAGGAGCTCAAATTATTCCACAATAAAGGTCCAGGTTTTCAACCTTGACTCCCAGCCTGGACTTGAGTCTTCCCGTCTGCATTCATACAAGGGACAAGGACAGTGCAGTGTCCCCGCCCCTTGCGGGTAGGTAGACCCCGCACACGGTGGCCCCTGTTCCAAGGGCACACTGAGCGCATCACGGGAAGCGGTGGGGTGGACAAGGAGTGAGCGCAGAGGAACTGGCCCTGGGGACACTGAAGACCCACGTATCATAAAACATCAGCAGGGCTTTATGTGACCTTATGGAATTAAACAGGGACGCACGTGTTTCAGGCATATCGGCCTGGCAGCGCCGTTTATTCCATTACTAGGAAGGTTCAGCAGCTGCCATCTGAGTaaacaagaagggtgagtacagggCGAAGCAGGGTGGGGACGGGGCgaagcagggtggggagggggagaaccAGGGCGCGGAAGCAGCAGGTGCAAACACCCAAAGCTTCCTCTTCGGATTTGCCCAGACCACGGCTCAGCGTCTGCTCCAAAACGCGAGGAGGGGGCGATAAGACGACGCTTCCTGGCCTTCCCCTCCCCGGGGCCGGGCCCCTGACCCGGGACAGGCGCGCCCCGGGGTCACCGCGGCCCCGTGGCCGCGTGAGTCTTCTGGTGGCGGATGAGGTTGCACTGGCGGGTGAAGTCCTTCCCGCAGCGGGCGCAGCGGTGCGGCCTCTCCCCCGTGTGGCTGCGCTCGTGCTCCAGGAGGAAGGAGCGCCGGCCGTAGCTCTTCCCGCACTGGGCGCAGCGGTGCGGCCGCTCGGGCCGGTGGCTGCGCTGGTGCTGGATGAGGCCGGCGCTCTGGCTGAAGGCCTTCCCGCACTCCCGGCAGCGGTACCGCCGGTGCGCGTCGTGGATGCCGCGGTGATTGAACAGCCCCGAGCTGCGGCTGAACGCCTTCCCGCACTCGCCGCACGCGTAGGGCCTCTCGCCCGTGTGCACCCTGCGGTGGCGGGTGAGGCCCGAATTCTGGGCAAAGGTCTTGCCGCACTCGTCACATGTGTGCCATCCCCGCCCCGGGGGGCCGCCCCGGCGCCCCTCTGCCCAGCCGGGTCCAGGCCCGGGACCCCCGCGTGCCTCCTCCCAGGTCTGTGCGGAAAGGACTTCCCCGCGGGGCTCCGCTATCTTGGGACAGTCTTTCCTCGGCACCACTTCTCTGTCCTCAGCCATGCTCGTTCCATCTGAAACACAAGAGACCAGGCAAGCGTCACCTGCTCCGACCCCACGGGAGGGTCCCTGTGCGCGTGAAACCGCAGACTGCTTCCACCTGGTGTGATCCCAGGTCACAGAGCAGAGAGGAGCTTGGAAACAGAAGGGCCAGTGCAGAAGCCTCCCTCCAAGTAACAGGGAAGGCTGCCCTCCGGCAGAATGTGGCTCAGTCCTTCCTGAcagggcaggggcctggagaGGACTCCTTAGGCTTCTTCATGGGGAGGGCAGCTCAACGTCAGGGTGCCTTCTCCTAGTTTTCCCCTAGAACCCCTCCCCGATTTGGGTGCGGAGCCTCAAGGAGACCACGTACTCATTCTTTCCTTTATGGAACAAGTGCTCCCACTCTTCTGGGGGCATCGGACAGTAAGTACTACAACCGTCAGATCCGCGACATCCCAGGCGCGTCCCCGCACGTCCCAGGTATGACCTGGCCTGTCCCAGTGGGCTCCAGGCACATCCCAGGTGTGTCCCAGCACAAGGCCCTTACTGGCTCCACactctgcctggaaagctctAGGCTCAGACAACAGCTAGAGTTTGCTCAGTTCCCACCTTCTTGGTTCCTGTACTCAGGGCTGCGGTTGGCCTGCCACACCCACGGCGCCCTCGATGCCCCCGACTCGCTCCAGTCCCGGCCTGGTGCACAGCACTGACCACCGTCTGACACGCGGCATCGCCACCCCATCTGTGTGCTATGTGTTTCCCCCATCCCACAGTCTAATCTCCATGACAGTgggatctttttgttttattccttggGTCATGGCTGGCACATGgcagttattcaataaatatttgttgaatgaataaaaaacaaaggacTGAAACCGAGCCTGCTGCTGTGGCCTCAAATGACCGGCCCAGGCATGGGCACGGGAGGCACACGGCACCCGATGGAACTGGCCCACACCGGACGCTTGTCCAACCAACCCAATCGGACTTGAAGGAATTGAAGACAGGAATGGAGACACACAGACCCAAACTGTCTAGACAGCAGAGCACAGCCCAGTGGAATCTTCAGGACGTCTCAGGTTCCCTGGGCATGACTGCTGGGGGAAGCCATCGAGACTACGAGACAGCCAACCGACCCATGAGCTGGATCTGGACAATCGAAAGCTCCTCACCCCCGCCCCTGAACTTGAAACGTGAGCTCTGGCTGCCTGCCCCGCTCCCAAAAGCTGCCCCAAGGACAGTGACTACCTGGACAGCACGCATGACTGCAGTCAGGTAAAGCCTCTACATAAACTTGTAAAATGTGTGGGCGGGTGCCGAGATCTACGCATTTTGCCATGCCCAGGACAAGCctcctttgcttattaaaactgccatcCACCCCCTTTCTCTGgtctcttcctgccccccacATAAGGGGCAGCCTCAGGTGACACCTGGGAAGCTCCCAAGGACCTTGTGAACCAACAGATTTCCACCTTGCAACCCAGAAAAGTCTCGGGAAAACACCCACCAACCCCGGTCCTTTTGCCAAAACATCCGGCTTTTTCTCTCCCATCCAATTGTACTGTCGCTCACGCACCAGAACGGGCACCTTGTAGGGCTCCTCTGTTGTCAGACCACGGTTCTCCTGCTCCTTTTAGCTGGGGGAGGACAACAGGTGTGGAAAACAGAAATGTGTCTGCAGAGAAGAAACAGACCACAAATGGGATCAGTACTGCCCTCTGCCCAAACTTCATATTTATAGTTGAGATACACAAGGAAACCGGGTGGAATGAAAGCAAAGACATTTCTCACCTTTTTCATAATTAGCACTTACACAGCCCTCCATGACTTACAAGGCACTGTCACATGTGGTATCACCCGAACGCACCTCTTTATTCGGGGTTATTACACCACCTCTTTAACAAACTGCATGACAAAAGGTAGACCTGTAGCTAGACAGACTCTACACGTACATagaaaaagcctggaaaatacACAACAATTTAACAAGTGTGGCTACTCCTGGGGAATAAAATTCGGAGAACTTTCATGTTTTACTATATACAAACTCCTATATTATTGGGATTTTTTACTATCAGCATGAATtctgaaagaaaagcaaactcaGTACTATACAGTAACCTTAAATGcagcttaatttaaaaagattgaagaGCTGGACGTTGGTTTTTGGTCCTTGTAATCTCA
This window contains:
- the ZSCAN9 gene encoding zinc finger and SCAN domain-containing protein 9 isoform X1; translation: MNTDSQEVLPMDVHGPEAWEELTVKVETESRLQMQESRLKRSSPLAREVFRTRFRQLCYQETPGPREALTQLRELCRQWLRPHASTKEQILELLVLEQFLTILPKELQAWVQEHCPESGEEAVILLEDLEKELDEPQLEMVAYGQGREVCSRETVPLGEQTSLSLPSQPEEPQLPRDTAQESHPTGETDTFLFSTPVVLPQLKGAGEPWSDNRGALQGARSDGTSMAEDREVVPRKDCPKIAEPRGEVLSAQTWEEARGGPGPGPGWAEGRRGGPPGRGWHTCDECGKTFAQNSGLTRHRRVHTGERPYACGECGKAFSRSSGLFNHRGIHDAHRRYRCRECGKAFSQSAGLIQHQRSHRPERPHRCAQCGKSYGRRSFLLEHERSHTGERPHRCARCGKDFTRQCNLIRHQKTHAATGPR
- the ZSCAN9 gene encoding zinc finger and SCAN domain-containing protein 9 isoform X2, which translates into the protein MNTDSQEVLPMDVHGPEAWEELTVKVETESRLQMQESRLKRSSPLAREVFRTRFRQLCYQETPGPREALTQLRELCRQWLRPHASTKEQILELLVLEQFLTILPKELQAWVQEHCPESGEEAVILLEDLEKELDEPQLEMVAYGQGREVCSRETVPLGEQTSLSLPSQPEEPQLPRDTAQESHPTGETDGTSMAEDREVVPRKDCPKIAEPRGEVLSAQTWEEARGGPGPGPGWAEGRRGGPPGRGWHTCDECGKTFAQNSGLTRHRRVHTGERPYACGECGKAFSRSSGLFNHRGIHDAHRRYRCRECGKAFSQSAGLIQHQRSHRPERPHRCAQCGKSYGRRSFLLEHERSHTGERPHRCARCGKDFTRQCNLIRHQKTHAATGPR